Below is a window of Arthrobacter sp. SLBN-112 DNA.
GACGCCGGATACCGGATGGGATTGATCAGCTCAAGAAAATCAGCGGCGAGGCTATCGTTGCCGGCCATCGGGCGTGCCCGCAGCAGTGCCTGCGCCTCCCAAATCAGGGACCAGCGGCGGTAGTACTCGGCGAAGGAGTCCAGGGAACGCACCATGGCCCCGTTCTTGCCCTCCGGCCGGAGGTCGGCGTCCATCTGCAGCACGCGTTCGGCCATGATGGCCGGTCTCAAGGGCTGGGTGAGCAGGCTGGATACCTTGGCCACGAGGCGGGTGGCCTGTTCCTGGGCCTCGGCCTCGGTGAAGCCCGGGAGGGCCCGGTGCACGTACATGACGTCGGCGTCGGAGCCATAGCCGATCTCCCGGCCGCCCTGACGGCCCATGGCCACCACCAGCACTGTGGTCTTGAGCGGGCCGCCGGCGGAAACGATCCCCTCCGCCACCCTGAGCGCGCCCAGGACGGCTGCACGGTCAGTGTCCGCCAGCGCCCTGCCCACCTGGTCCTGGTCAAGCAGGCCTGCCGAGTCGGCGATGGCAATGCGCAGGATCTCCCGGCGCCGGATCAGGCGGATCAGGCGCATGGCGCTCTCCGGGTCCGCGTGCCGGGACATCTTGGCGGTAATTTCCTGCCACTGGGCTTCGAAGCCCACCGGAACCAGGTCCTTGTCCTGCCCCAGCCATGCCACGGACTCCGGAGATACTTCCAGCAGGTCGGCGATCAGCCGGGAGTTGGACAGCATGTGGCACAGGCGTTCAGCGGCAGCGTTGGAGTCGCGCAGCATGCCCAGGTACCAGTGCGTGGTGCCCAGTGCCTCGCTGACGCGCCTGAAGGCGAGCAGCCCGGCATCGGGATCAACCCCTTCCGCGAGCCAGTCCAGCAGGATGGGCAGCAGCTGCCGCTGGAGCGCAGCGCGGCGGCTGACGCCGGCCGTCAATGCCTCGATGTGGCGCATCGCCCCTTGCGGGTCCCGGTAGCCGAGGGCGGCAAGCCGCCCTTGGGCTGCTTCCGGGGTCAGCTTTGCGTCCTCGGTGCTGAGCTTGGCCGCGGTGTTCAGCAGCGGCCGGTAGAAGATGCGCTCATGCAGTTCCCGGACCGAGCGCTTGGTCCGCTGCCACGCGGACAACAGTGCATCGGGTCCCGGCCGTTCGTTGGAGAAGGGCCCCAGCACGGCCTTGGCCAGGGAGCGCAAGGCCGGCTCCGCCACGGGCATGAGGTGGGTTCGGCGCAGCTGGAAGAGCTGGATCCGGTGTTCCAGCAGGCGCAGGTACCGGTACGCGTTGTCGAACGCAGCAGCGTCGGAACGCCCGATGTAGCCCCCGGCCGACAATGCGGCGATCGCCGAGGTGGTGTCCCGTCGTCGTAATGACTCATCGGCCTTGCCGTGCACCAGCTGAAGCAGCTGGACGGTGAATTCGACGTCCCGCAGGCCGCCGCGGCCCAGCTTGATCTGCCGTTGTTCCTCCGCTGGCGGAATGTGCTCTGTCACCCTCCGCCGCATGGCCTGGACGGATTCAACGAAGCCGTCCCGCCCCGCCGAGTTCCAAATCAGGGGCGCCACGGCTTCCTCGTACCTGCGGCCCAGCACGGCATCACCGGCCATGGCGCGGGCCTTCAGCAG
It encodes the following:
- a CDS encoding bifunctional [glutamine synthetase] adenylyltransferase/[glutamine synthetase]-adenylyl-L-tyrosine phosphorylase, which encodes MSLARRLIAAGFSDLEKGERFLAARELEGLDQDTLFAGLQLAASPDTALQSLVRLIEKHPQLRELAAAGTEASEPMYRVLGASEALGEFLIRHPEHLDAFWVRASPEPLPADPDRLRATLLQSVGADPRAARPVAAVTGVDAYAALRTAYRRGLVDLAVKDLCAADPLDFLPSVGRELADLAAAAIEAALAVSRAEASGQYGAADVADVGLAVIGMGKCGARELNYISDVDVIYVVDAGSLEDADANTIGTALASGISRAISSVAREPGLWEVDANLRPEGKSGPLVRTLASHETYYARWAESWEFQALLKARAMAGDAVLGRRYEEAVAPLIWNSAGRDGFVESVQAMRRRVTEHIPPAEEQRQIKLGRGGLRDVEFTVQLLQLVHGKADESLRRRDTTSAIAALSAGGYIGRSDAAAFDNAYRYLRLLEHRIQLFQLRRTHLMPVAEPALRSLAKAVLGPFSNERPGPDALLSAWQRTKRSVRELHERIFYRPLLNTAAKLSTEDAKLTPEAAQGRLAALGYRDPQGAMRHIEALTAGVSRRAALQRQLLPILLDWLAEGVDPDAGLLAFRRVSEALGTTHWYLGMLRDSNAAAERLCHMLSNSRLIADLLEVSPESVAWLGQDKDLVPVGFEAQWQEITAKMSRHADPESAMRLIRLIRRREILRIAIADSAGLLDQDQVGRALADTDRAAVLGALRVAEGIVSAGGPLKTTVLVVAMGRQGGREIGYGSDADVMYVHRALPGFTEAEAQEQATRLVAKVSSLLTQPLRPAIMAERVLQMDADLRPEGKNGAMVRSLDSFAEYYRRWSLIWEAQALLRARPMAGNDSLAADFLELINPIRYPASISDQDVREIRRIKARVESERLPRGADPARHLKLGRGGLSDVEWLVQLLQLQHAGRHPELRTTSTLESLAAAARLGLLEDGDAGLLADAWRLASRIRSANVIWSGKASDLLPSSRRDLEAVARWCGYEPGRAAALEEDYLRVSRRARAVFERVFYGQ